In Oryza brachyantha chromosome 2, ObraRS2, whole genome shotgun sequence, a single window of DNA contains:
- the LOC121053451 gene encoding zinc finger protein 36-like yields MSQETSKDELLGGRSPGGELDKAEVEMREAGSDDDEAGTRQPYNCTFCRRGFPTAQALGGHMNVHRKDRVGRATPSSTTAAAAARRSVSYDTLVGLFGTTGQARPASGGEEQASSTAAGGGRLQQPRTDRRAPQELRLFGRDDDGADGRGEGGARDRRDHHDSQDGDGNGGRDRGEDELDLELRLGGSGSWSN; encoded by the coding sequence ATGAGCCAAGAAACCAGCAAGGACGAGCTGCTCGGTGGAAGGTCGCCGGGCGGTGAGCTGGacaaggcggaggtggagatgCGTGAGgccggcagcgacgacgacgaggccggGACGAGGCAGCCGTACAACTGCACCTTCTGCAGGAGGGGGTTCCCGACGGCGCAGGCGCTGGGCGGGCACATGAACGTGCACCGGAAGGACAGGGTCGGAAGAGCGAcaccgtcgtcgacgacggcggcggcggcggcaaggcgaAGCGTAAGCTACGATACGCTCGTGGGCTTGTTCGGTACTACTGGACAAGCTcgtccggcgagcggcggcgaggagcaggCGTcgtccacggcggccggcggcgggaggctgCAGCAGCCTCGTACTGACCGACGGGCGCCGCAAGAGCTGCGGCTGTTTGGccgtgacgacgacggcgccgacggccgcggcgaAGGTGGCGCCAGAGATCGACGAGATCACCACGACTCCCAGGATGGAGATGGCAATGGCGGTCGTGATCGAGGAGAGGATGAATTGGATTTGGAGCTGAGACTTGGTGGCTCAGGCTCATGGTCTAATTGA
- the LOC121053538 gene encoding ethylene receptor 3 isoform X1 gives MVLSRIYAKVAIFLGYLAPATCAMDSPPISDKARPFPRIGAALVHWMMPPRFRCPDYHRSISAATTMRRLLPLLLTVAPTAVAAAAGDVEYHHCHCDGNGGGGGFWSMENIFRWQKVSDLLIAAAYFSIPLELLYFVAGLRHLLPFRWVLVQFGAFIVLCGLTHLLTVFTYEPHSFMVVLLLTTAKFLTALVSFLTAITLLTLIPQLLRIKVRESLLWLKARELDREVVLMKRQEEASWHVRMLTHEIRKSLDRHTVLYTTLIELSRVLELHNCAVWMPAEERGVMCLTHELRRGGAGVEVVGVDDADVVEVRGSDGVKLLGPDSVLGSASGGGKEGTGPVAAIRMPMLKVSDFKGGTPEVIQTSYAVLVLVPPSGKTWGPHEMEIVEVVAGQVAVALSHASLLEESRAMHDRLAEQNRELLQARRDALMANEARQAFQGVMSQGMRRPIHSILGLVSMVQEDSLAPEQRLVVDTMARTATVVSTLINDVMEMSADSRDRFPLETRPFHLHAMIRDAACVARCLCDFRGFGFAVHVENMLPDLVVGDERRIFHVLLHMVGNLIGRTEPGHVTLRVRTDDDDVPEDRPGQRWDPWRPSYSTGYSSVKFVIGVKRQQNSDAGSPPLSRRPTGKGIDLRLSFSMCRKLVQMMQGNIWAILDPQGLPESMTLVLRFQLQSPLTSSSLGGSFEQKNSSPSLPSCQIAGLKVLLIDDDDDINLVVARKLLEKLGCVVSSPPSGSGFLSSVGSSAASCQLVVLNLEMKRANALDVATRISQYRNRSGRWPIIMAMASDQKVWEKCAQSGINGILKKPVILQELKDELARVLQST, from the exons ATGGTATTATCTCGAATTTATGCCAAAGTTGCGATTTTTTTAGGTTACCTTGCTCCGGCAACTTGCGCTATGGATTCGCCGCCTATTTCTGACAAAGCTCGTCCATTTCCTCGCATTGGCGCAGCACTAGTCCACTGGATGATGCCTCCAAGATTCAGATGCCCGGATTACCACCGgtccatctccgccgccaccaccatgcGCCGCCttctgccgctgctgctcacCGTTGCGCCAAccgccgtcgcggccgccgccggcgacgtggaGTACCATCATTGCCACTgcgacggcaacggcggcggcggcggcttctgGAGCATGGAGAACATCTTCAGGTGGCAGAAGGTGAGCGACCtgctcatcgccgccgcctactTCTCCATCCCCCTGGAGCTCCTCTACTTCGTCGCCGGCCTCCGGCATCTCCTCCCGTTCCGGTGGGTGCTCGTCCAGTTCGGCGCCTTCATCGTGCTGTGCGGGCTCACCCACCTCCTCACCGTCTTCACCTATGAGCCCCACTCTTTCAtggtcgtcctcctcctcaccaccGCCAAGTTCCTGACGGCGCTGGTCTCCTTCCTCACCGCCATCACGCTGCTCACCCTCATCCCGCAGCTGCTCCGCATCAAGGTCAGGGAGAGCCTGCTCTGGCTGAAGGCCCGCGAGCTCGACCGCGAGGTCGTCCTCATGAAGCGGCAGGAGGAGGCGAGCTGGCATGTCCGGATGCTCACCCACGAGATCCGCAAGTCGCTCGACCGCCACACCGTGCTCTACACCACCCTCATCGAGCTCTCCCGGGTGCTGGAGCTCCACAACTGCGCCGTCTGGATgccggcggaggagagggGTGTAATGTGTCTGACCCACGAGCTccggcggggcggcgccggcgtcgaagTCGTCGGGGTCGACGACGCGGACGTCGTCGAGGTGCGGGGGAGCGACGGCGTCAAGCTGCTCGGCCCCGACTCGGTCCTCGggtcggcgagcggcgggggcAAGGAGGGCACCGGCCCGGTGGCGGCGATACGGATGCCGATGCTCAAGGTGTCGGACTTCAAGGGCGGCACGCCGGAGGTGATCCAGACGAGCTACGccgtgctggtgctggtgcccCCCAGCGGCAAGACCTGGGGCCCGCACGAGATGGAGATCGTCGAGGTGGTCGCCGGCCAGGTCGCCGTGGCGCTGTCGCACGCGTCGCTGCTGGAGGAGTCGCGGGCGATGCATGACCGGCTGGCGGAGCAGAACCGCGAGCTGCTGCAGGCACGGCGGGACGCGCTCATGGCGAACGAGGCGAGGCAGGCGTTCCAGGGCGTCATGAGCCAGGGGATGCGCCGCCCGATCCACTCCATCCTCGGCCTTGTGTCCATGGTGCAGGAGGACAGCCTCGCGCCGGAGCAGAGGCTCGTCGTCGACACCATGGCGCGCACGGCCACCGTCGTCTCCACCCTCATCAACGACGTCATGGAGATGTCGGCCGACAGCCGCGACCGTTTCCCTCTCGAGACCCGGCCGTTCCACCTGCACGCCATGATCAGGGACGCCGCCTGCGTCGCCAGGTGCCTCTGCGACTTCCGGGGTTTCGGCTTCGCCGTGCACGTCGAGAACATGCTGCCggacctcgtcgtcggcgacgaaCGGAGGATCTTCCATGTCCTTCTGCACATGGTCGGCAACCTGATTGGCCGCACCGAGCCCGGCCATGTCACGCTCCGGGTGCGgactgacgacgacgacgtgccgGAGGACAGGCCCGGCCAGAGGTGGGATCCATGGCGGCCGTCCTACTCCACTGGCTACTCCTCAGTGAAGTTTGTCATTGGGGTCAAGCGGCAACAGAACAGCgacgccggctcgccgccgctctcacGGCGGCCGACTGGAAAGGGCATTGATCTCAGACTTAGCTTCAGCATGTGCAGAAAGCTTGTGCAG ATGATGCAAGGGAACATTTGGGCAATTCTTGATCCCCAAGGCCTCCCGGAGAGCATGACTCTGGTGCTGAGATTTCAGCTCCAATCGCCACTGACATCATCCAGCCTTGGAGGATCATTCGAGCAGAAGAACTCGTCGCCGTCATTGCCGTCGTGCCAGATAGCAGGCCTGAAAGTTCTGCTcatcgacgacgatgacgacatCAACCTTGTGGTTGCTCGGAAGCTCCTGGAGAAGCTCGGTTGCGTGGTCTCCTCACCACCTTCAGGATCAGGATTTCTCAGCTCTGTTGGCTCCTCAGCAGCATCATGCCAGCTTGTCGTGCTGAACCTCGAAATGAAGAGGGCGAACGCCCTTGATGTCGCGACGAGGATCAGCCAGTACAGGAATAGGAGCGGTCGATGGCCGATCATCATGGCCATGGCGTCCGACCAGAAGGTCTGGGAGAAGTGTGCTCAGTCCGGGATCAATGGCATCCTCAAGAAGCCGGTGATTCTGCAGGAACTGAAAGACGAGCTGGCGCGCGTTCTTCAGAGTACATGA
- the LOC121053538 gene encoding ethylene receptor 3 isoform X2 yields MDSPPISDKARPFPRIGAALVHWMMPPRFRCPDYHRSISAATTMRRLLPLLLTVAPTAVAAAAGDVEYHHCHCDGNGGGGGFWSMENIFRWQKVSDLLIAAAYFSIPLELLYFVAGLRHLLPFRWVLVQFGAFIVLCGLTHLLTVFTYEPHSFMVVLLLTTAKFLTALVSFLTAITLLTLIPQLLRIKVRESLLWLKARELDREVVLMKRQEEASWHVRMLTHEIRKSLDRHTVLYTTLIELSRVLELHNCAVWMPAEERGVMCLTHELRRGGAGVEVVGVDDADVVEVRGSDGVKLLGPDSVLGSASGGGKEGTGPVAAIRMPMLKVSDFKGGTPEVIQTSYAVLVLVPPSGKTWGPHEMEIVEVVAGQVAVALSHASLLEESRAMHDRLAEQNRELLQARRDALMANEARQAFQGVMSQGMRRPIHSILGLVSMVQEDSLAPEQRLVVDTMARTATVVSTLINDVMEMSADSRDRFPLETRPFHLHAMIRDAACVARCLCDFRGFGFAVHVENMLPDLVVGDERRIFHVLLHMVGNLIGRTEPGHVTLRVRTDDDDVPEDRPGQRWDPWRPSYSTGYSSVKFVIGVKRQQNSDAGSPPLSRRPTGKGIDLRLSFSMCRKLVQMMQGNIWAILDPQGLPESMTLVLRFQLQSPLTSSSLGGSFEQKNSSPSLPSCQIAGLKVLLIDDDDDINLVVARKLLEKLGCVVSSPPSGSGFLSSVGSSAASCQLVVLNLEMKRANALDVATRISQYRNRSGRWPIIMAMASDQKVWEKCAQSGINGILKKPVILQELKDELARVLQST; encoded by the exons ATGGATTCGCCGCCTATTTCTGACAAAGCTCGTCCATTTCCTCGCATTGGCGCAGCACTAGTCCACTGGATGATGCCTCCAAGATTCAGATGCCCGGATTACCACCGgtccatctccgccgccaccaccatgcGCCGCCttctgccgctgctgctcacCGTTGCGCCAAccgccgtcgcggccgccgccggcgacgtggaGTACCATCATTGCCACTgcgacggcaacggcggcggcggcggcttctgGAGCATGGAGAACATCTTCAGGTGGCAGAAGGTGAGCGACCtgctcatcgccgccgcctactTCTCCATCCCCCTGGAGCTCCTCTACTTCGTCGCCGGCCTCCGGCATCTCCTCCCGTTCCGGTGGGTGCTCGTCCAGTTCGGCGCCTTCATCGTGCTGTGCGGGCTCACCCACCTCCTCACCGTCTTCACCTATGAGCCCCACTCTTTCAtggtcgtcctcctcctcaccaccGCCAAGTTCCTGACGGCGCTGGTCTCCTTCCTCACCGCCATCACGCTGCTCACCCTCATCCCGCAGCTGCTCCGCATCAAGGTCAGGGAGAGCCTGCTCTGGCTGAAGGCCCGCGAGCTCGACCGCGAGGTCGTCCTCATGAAGCGGCAGGAGGAGGCGAGCTGGCATGTCCGGATGCTCACCCACGAGATCCGCAAGTCGCTCGACCGCCACACCGTGCTCTACACCACCCTCATCGAGCTCTCCCGGGTGCTGGAGCTCCACAACTGCGCCGTCTGGATgccggcggaggagagggGTGTAATGTGTCTGACCCACGAGCTccggcggggcggcgccggcgtcgaagTCGTCGGGGTCGACGACGCGGACGTCGTCGAGGTGCGGGGGAGCGACGGCGTCAAGCTGCTCGGCCCCGACTCGGTCCTCGggtcggcgagcggcgggggcAAGGAGGGCACCGGCCCGGTGGCGGCGATACGGATGCCGATGCTCAAGGTGTCGGACTTCAAGGGCGGCACGCCGGAGGTGATCCAGACGAGCTACGccgtgctggtgctggtgcccCCCAGCGGCAAGACCTGGGGCCCGCACGAGATGGAGATCGTCGAGGTGGTCGCCGGCCAGGTCGCCGTGGCGCTGTCGCACGCGTCGCTGCTGGAGGAGTCGCGGGCGATGCATGACCGGCTGGCGGAGCAGAACCGCGAGCTGCTGCAGGCACGGCGGGACGCGCTCATGGCGAACGAGGCGAGGCAGGCGTTCCAGGGCGTCATGAGCCAGGGGATGCGCCGCCCGATCCACTCCATCCTCGGCCTTGTGTCCATGGTGCAGGAGGACAGCCTCGCGCCGGAGCAGAGGCTCGTCGTCGACACCATGGCGCGCACGGCCACCGTCGTCTCCACCCTCATCAACGACGTCATGGAGATGTCGGCCGACAGCCGCGACCGTTTCCCTCTCGAGACCCGGCCGTTCCACCTGCACGCCATGATCAGGGACGCCGCCTGCGTCGCCAGGTGCCTCTGCGACTTCCGGGGTTTCGGCTTCGCCGTGCACGTCGAGAACATGCTGCCggacctcgtcgtcggcgacgaaCGGAGGATCTTCCATGTCCTTCTGCACATGGTCGGCAACCTGATTGGCCGCACCGAGCCCGGCCATGTCACGCTCCGGGTGCGgactgacgacgacgacgtgccgGAGGACAGGCCCGGCCAGAGGTGGGATCCATGGCGGCCGTCCTACTCCACTGGCTACTCCTCAGTGAAGTTTGTCATTGGGGTCAAGCGGCAACAGAACAGCgacgccggctcgccgccgctctcacGGCGGCCGACTGGAAAGGGCATTGATCTCAGACTTAGCTTCAGCATGTGCAGAAAGCTTGTGCAG ATGATGCAAGGGAACATTTGGGCAATTCTTGATCCCCAAGGCCTCCCGGAGAGCATGACTCTGGTGCTGAGATTTCAGCTCCAATCGCCACTGACATCATCCAGCCTTGGAGGATCATTCGAGCAGAAGAACTCGTCGCCGTCATTGCCGTCGTGCCAGATAGCAGGCCTGAAAGTTCTGCTcatcgacgacgatgacgacatCAACCTTGTGGTTGCTCGGAAGCTCCTGGAGAAGCTCGGTTGCGTGGTCTCCTCACCACCTTCAGGATCAGGATTTCTCAGCTCTGTTGGCTCCTCAGCAGCATCATGCCAGCTTGTCGTGCTGAACCTCGAAATGAAGAGGGCGAACGCCCTTGATGTCGCGACGAGGATCAGCCAGTACAGGAATAGGAGCGGTCGATGGCCGATCATCATGGCCATGGCGTCCGACCAGAAGGTCTGGGAGAAGTGTGCTCAGTCCGGGATCAATGGCATCCTCAAGAAGCCGGTGATTCTGCAGGAACTGAAAGACGAGCTGGCGCGCGTTCTTCAGAGTACATGA
- the LOC121053538 gene encoding ethylene receptor 3 isoform X3 — MMPPRFRCPDYHRSISAATTMRRLLPLLLTVAPTAVAAAAGDVEYHHCHCDGNGGGGGFWSMENIFRWQKVSDLLIAAAYFSIPLELLYFVAGLRHLLPFRWVLVQFGAFIVLCGLTHLLTVFTYEPHSFMVVLLLTTAKFLTALVSFLTAITLLTLIPQLLRIKVRESLLWLKARELDREVVLMKRQEEASWHVRMLTHEIRKSLDRHTVLYTTLIELSRVLELHNCAVWMPAEERGVMCLTHELRRGGAGVEVVGVDDADVVEVRGSDGVKLLGPDSVLGSASGGGKEGTGPVAAIRMPMLKVSDFKGGTPEVIQTSYAVLVLVPPSGKTWGPHEMEIVEVVAGQVAVALSHASLLEESRAMHDRLAEQNRELLQARRDALMANEARQAFQGVMSQGMRRPIHSILGLVSMVQEDSLAPEQRLVVDTMARTATVVSTLINDVMEMSADSRDRFPLETRPFHLHAMIRDAACVARCLCDFRGFGFAVHVENMLPDLVVGDERRIFHVLLHMVGNLIGRTEPGHVTLRVRTDDDDVPEDRPGQRWDPWRPSYSTGYSSVKFVIGVKRQQNSDAGSPPLSRRPTGKGIDLRLSFSMCRKLVQMMQGNIWAILDPQGLPESMTLVLRFQLQSPLTSSSLGGSFEQKNSSPSLPSCQIAGLKVLLIDDDDDINLVVARKLLEKLGCVVSSPPSGSGFLSSVGSSAASCQLVVLNLEMKRANALDVATRISQYRNRSGRWPIIMAMASDQKVWEKCAQSGINGILKKPVILQELKDELARVLQST; from the exons ATGATGCCTCCAAGATTCAGATGCCCGGATTACCACCGgtccatctccgccgccaccaccatgcGCCGCCttctgccgctgctgctcacCGTTGCGCCAAccgccgtcgcggccgccgccggcgacgtggaGTACCATCATTGCCACTgcgacggcaacggcggcggcggcggcttctgGAGCATGGAGAACATCTTCAGGTGGCAGAAGGTGAGCGACCtgctcatcgccgccgcctactTCTCCATCCCCCTGGAGCTCCTCTACTTCGTCGCCGGCCTCCGGCATCTCCTCCCGTTCCGGTGGGTGCTCGTCCAGTTCGGCGCCTTCATCGTGCTGTGCGGGCTCACCCACCTCCTCACCGTCTTCACCTATGAGCCCCACTCTTTCAtggtcgtcctcctcctcaccaccGCCAAGTTCCTGACGGCGCTGGTCTCCTTCCTCACCGCCATCACGCTGCTCACCCTCATCCCGCAGCTGCTCCGCATCAAGGTCAGGGAGAGCCTGCTCTGGCTGAAGGCCCGCGAGCTCGACCGCGAGGTCGTCCTCATGAAGCGGCAGGAGGAGGCGAGCTGGCATGTCCGGATGCTCACCCACGAGATCCGCAAGTCGCTCGACCGCCACACCGTGCTCTACACCACCCTCATCGAGCTCTCCCGGGTGCTGGAGCTCCACAACTGCGCCGTCTGGATgccggcggaggagagggGTGTAATGTGTCTGACCCACGAGCTccggcggggcggcgccggcgtcgaagTCGTCGGGGTCGACGACGCGGACGTCGTCGAGGTGCGGGGGAGCGACGGCGTCAAGCTGCTCGGCCCCGACTCGGTCCTCGggtcggcgagcggcgggggcAAGGAGGGCACCGGCCCGGTGGCGGCGATACGGATGCCGATGCTCAAGGTGTCGGACTTCAAGGGCGGCACGCCGGAGGTGATCCAGACGAGCTACGccgtgctggtgctggtgcccCCCAGCGGCAAGACCTGGGGCCCGCACGAGATGGAGATCGTCGAGGTGGTCGCCGGCCAGGTCGCCGTGGCGCTGTCGCACGCGTCGCTGCTGGAGGAGTCGCGGGCGATGCATGACCGGCTGGCGGAGCAGAACCGCGAGCTGCTGCAGGCACGGCGGGACGCGCTCATGGCGAACGAGGCGAGGCAGGCGTTCCAGGGCGTCATGAGCCAGGGGATGCGCCGCCCGATCCACTCCATCCTCGGCCTTGTGTCCATGGTGCAGGAGGACAGCCTCGCGCCGGAGCAGAGGCTCGTCGTCGACACCATGGCGCGCACGGCCACCGTCGTCTCCACCCTCATCAACGACGTCATGGAGATGTCGGCCGACAGCCGCGACCGTTTCCCTCTCGAGACCCGGCCGTTCCACCTGCACGCCATGATCAGGGACGCCGCCTGCGTCGCCAGGTGCCTCTGCGACTTCCGGGGTTTCGGCTTCGCCGTGCACGTCGAGAACATGCTGCCggacctcgtcgtcggcgacgaaCGGAGGATCTTCCATGTCCTTCTGCACATGGTCGGCAACCTGATTGGCCGCACCGAGCCCGGCCATGTCACGCTCCGGGTGCGgactgacgacgacgacgtgccgGAGGACAGGCCCGGCCAGAGGTGGGATCCATGGCGGCCGTCCTACTCCACTGGCTACTCCTCAGTGAAGTTTGTCATTGGGGTCAAGCGGCAACAGAACAGCgacgccggctcgccgccgctctcacGGCGGCCGACTGGAAAGGGCATTGATCTCAGACTTAGCTTCAGCATGTGCAGAAAGCTTGTGCAG ATGATGCAAGGGAACATTTGGGCAATTCTTGATCCCCAAGGCCTCCCGGAGAGCATGACTCTGGTGCTGAGATTTCAGCTCCAATCGCCACTGACATCATCCAGCCTTGGAGGATCATTCGAGCAGAAGAACTCGTCGCCGTCATTGCCGTCGTGCCAGATAGCAGGCCTGAAAGTTCTGCTcatcgacgacgatgacgacatCAACCTTGTGGTTGCTCGGAAGCTCCTGGAGAAGCTCGGTTGCGTGGTCTCCTCACCACCTTCAGGATCAGGATTTCTCAGCTCTGTTGGCTCCTCAGCAGCATCATGCCAGCTTGTCGTGCTGAACCTCGAAATGAAGAGGGCGAACGCCCTTGATGTCGCGACGAGGATCAGCCAGTACAGGAATAGGAGCGGTCGATGGCCGATCATCATGGCCATGGCGTCCGACCAGAAGGTCTGGGAGAAGTGTGCTCAGTCCGGGATCAATGGCATCCTCAAGAAGCCGGTGATTCTGCAGGAACTGAAAGACGAGCTGGCGCGCGTTCTTCAGAGTACATGA
- the LOC102701143 gene encoding 60S ribosomal protein L28-2-like → MATVPEPLIWEIVKKNNCFLLKQFGNGNAKVQFTKEPNNLYNIHSYKHSGLANKKTVTIQPSGGKDMAVVLSTSKTKRQNAPAKLNHKSVMRKEFRKMAKAVKNQVSDNYYRPDLTKPALARLSSVYRSLQVAKSGVKKKNRQPAKL, encoded by the exons ATGGCGACGGTTCCGGAGCCTTTGATCTGGGAGATTGTCAAGAAGAACAACTGCTTCCTGTTGAAGCAGTTCGGAAATGGCAATGCCAAGGTGCAGTTCACTAAGGAGCCCAACAATCTGTACAATATCCACTCCTACAAGCACTCTG GCTTGGCGAACAAGAAGACCGTGACGATCCAGCCATCAGGTGGTAAGGACATGGCTGTGGTCCTCTCCACGAGCAAGACCAAGAGGCAGAATGCCCCAGCGAAGCTCAACCACAAGTCTGTGATGCGCAAGGAGTTCCGCAAGATGGCTAAGGCCGTCAAGAACCAG GTGAGTGACAACTACTACAGGCCTGATCTGACCAAGCCGGCTCTTGCAAGGCTTAGCTCAGTGTACCGCAGCCTCCAGGTTGCCAAGTCTGgtgtgaagaagaagaacaggCAGCCAGCAAAGCTCTAA